The Spirochaetota bacterium genome has a segment encoding these proteins:
- a CDS encoding FecR domain-containing protein yields MRKLKLLLIVCVSLVFFFSCTKETKQELLKIQSIFGDVTVQMQDTTRVPEIGQIVSLNDVVITGKGAIVDLIYRNAGIIRINENTTVKIESLMKGDNDDVVLTVDTGKTFATLGKLKKGDNFAFKSKTVIAAVRGTSFRMVASKEGASVDVVTGKVMVKPVSNNTVVEDVEVVVEENQTVALDTKTVETIVQKIEEQKAQIPKQDAQKIVEEIKETIKPVETPKETIKEIKQEVKDIPVVAVVHEEVKQEISKVVEEDKEAKKREEEEKLKKEKAEKAMQLKLEKERQEKMMAQKLEQERLEKEKAKREKEAKEQKIKEDRVKNIPTL; encoded by the coding sequence ATGAGAAAACTTAAATTATTACTAATAGTATGTGTAAGTTTGGTATTTTTCTTTTCCTGCACCAAAGAAACCAAGCAGGAATTATTAAAAATTCAGTCAATTTTTGGTGATGTAACTGTACAGATGCAGGATACTACCCGCGTGCCAGAAATTGGCCAGATAGTATCCTTGAATGATGTTGTTATTACAGGAAAAGGGGCAATTGTTGATTTGATTTATCGCAATGCTGGTATAATCAGAATAAATGAAAATACAACTGTTAAGATTGAATCCCTGATGAAAGGGGATAATGATGATGTTGTTCTTACTGTAGATACAGGCAAGACATTTGCTACCTTAGGGAAGTTGAAGAAAGGTGATAATTTTGCCTTCAAATCAAAAACGGTGATAGCTGCTGTTCGTGGGACATCGTTCAGGATGGTTGCAAGCAAAGAAGGTGCCAGCGTTGATGTTGTTACCGGTAAAGTAATGGTTAAGCCTGTTAGCAATAATACAGTGGTGGAGGATGTTGAAGTAGTAGTTGAGGAAAACCAGACAGTTGCGCTGGATACCAAAACAGTTGAAACCATAGTGCAAAAAATTGAAGAACAGAAAGCACAAATACCCAAGCAGGATGCACAGAAAATAGTTGAAGAAATAAAAGAAACCATCAAGCCCGTTGAAACTCCAAAGGAAACAATAAAAGAAATAAAGCAGGAAGTAAAAGATATTCCCGTCGTTGCTGTAGTCCATGAAGAAGTAAAGCAGGAAATAAGCAAGGTGGTTGAAGAGGATAAAGAAGCCAAAAAACGTGAGGAAGAAGAAAAATTAAAGAAAGAAAAAGCTGAAAAAGCAATGCAATTGAAACTGGAAAAAGAGCGCCAGGAAAAAATGATGGCACAAAAATTAGAACAGGAAAGGCTTGAGAAAGAAAAGGCAAAGCGTGAAAAAGAAGCCAAAGAACAGAAGATAAAAGAGGATAGAGTAAAAAATATCCCAACGCTTTAA
- a CDS encoding XRE family transcriptional regulator codes for MGSYSSYDIPEADSGEVFQRFTEYFKNKDIPANASLSDKLKQFRVQNNLSYQQLAAITGITSELLQKIEERHVYPSLKIIHQLTRSLQKAKAVAGSPVEWGYTVIKKDEIIQSKNERPKDHSHTGILTHSAATVNEAAIVKAYIITLEGNYTKKDFSIHNGEEFIHVKKGAIKITLGANDVTLQQGDSIYFLSLIPHKIENIASHESIIHVIVYQE; via the coding sequence ATGGGCTCTTATTCTTCGTATGATATTCCTGAAGCAGACAGTGGCGAAGTATTTCAGCGGTTTACAGAATATTTTAAAAATAAAGATATCCCGGCTAATGCATCACTCAGCGACAAATTAAAGCAATTTAGAGTACAGAATAATTTAAGTTACCAGCAGCTTGCTGCCATAACCGGTATCACCAGTGAGCTCTTGCAAAAAATAGAAGAACGTCATGTGTATCCTTCATTAAAAATAATTCACCAGCTTACCCGCTCATTGCAAAAGGCAAAGGCTGTTGCAGGTAGTCCCGTTGAATGGGGATATACAGTTATAAAGAAAGATGAAATCATACAGTCAAAAAATGAAAGACCAAAAGATCACAGTCATACCGGAATTCTTACCCATTCTGCTGCAACCGTAAATGAGGCAGCTATAGTAAAAGCATACATTATTACCTTAGAAGGCAATTATACAAAAAAAGATTTTTCCATTCATAACGGTGAAGAATTCATTCATGTGAAAAAAGGTGCAATAAAGATAACATTGGGTGCCAATGATGTCACATTACAGCAGGGTGACAGTATCTATTTTCTATCGCTTATCCCGCATAAAATTGAAAATATTGCCTCACATGAATCAATCATTCATGTCATAGTGTATCAGGAATAA
- a CDS encoding bifunctional methionine sulfoxide reductase B/A protein, translating into MKNENLTPQQYYVFRQCGTEPPFNNEYWNNKKHGIYVDIVTGAVLFSSTNKFDSGTGWPSFTQPVHPDAVLERSDTSHGMIRTEVRSKSSDGHLGHVFDDGPAPTGLRYCINSASLRFIPVEKMIEEGYLDYMYLFEGTQLPFEQVILGGGCFWGVEAYFKKVEGVIDTAVGYSGGTTQNPDYKAVCSGTTGHAETVLVTFDPTIITLEKILKHFYAIHNPSTPNRQGPDIGSQYRSAIFFISDKQKHTIDEIVSKLKAKGIAVTTEITKAKNFYKAEEYHQDYLTKNPGGYCHINLNKIHEF; encoded by the coding sequence ATGAAAAACGAAAATTTAACACCACAACAATATTATGTATTCAGACAATGCGGCACCGAGCCCCCGTTTAACAATGAGTACTGGAACAATAAAAAGCACGGCATTTACGTTGACATTGTTACCGGCGCAGTGCTTTTTTCCTCAACCAATAAATTTGACTCGGGCACAGGCTGGCCAAGCTTTACACAACCGGTACATCCTGATGCAGTACTTGAGCGCTCTGACACCTCACATGGTATGATACGAACCGAAGTGCGCAGTAAAAGCTCCGACGGGCACTTAGGTCATGTGTTTGACGATGGTCCTGCACCAACGGGACTGCGCTACTGCATTAATTCTGCATCACTACGCTTTATTCCTGTTGAAAAGATGATTGAGGAAGGCTATTTAGATTACATGTATCTTTTTGAAGGAACTCAACTTCCATTTGAACAGGTCATCCTTGGTGGTGGTTGTTTCTGGGGAGTGGAGGCGTACTTTAAAAAAGTTGAAGGTGTTATTGATACTGCCGTTGGCTACAGCGGTGGAACCACACAAAACCCTGATTACAAAGCTGTGTGCAGCGGTACAACTGGCCATGCTGAAACAGTACTGGTAACATTTGACCCTACCATTATTACGTTGGAAAAAATTTTAAAGCATTTTTACGCCATTCACAATCCCTCCACACCAAACCGTCAGGGACCGGATATTGGCTCACAGTACCGTTCAGCAATTTTTTTTATAAGCGATAAGCAGAAGCACACAATTGATGAAATAGTGAGCAAGCTGAAAGCAAAAGGAATTGCCGTAACCACTGAAATTACAAAAGCTAAAAATTTCTATAAAGCTGAAGAATATCATCAGGACTATCTTACAAAAAATCCGGGAGGATACTGCCACATAAATTTAAATAAAATCCATGAGTTCTGA
- a CDS encoding YhbY family RNA-binding protein produces the protein MNSIPRKKIKYLKACAHGMKPVVLIGKNGLSQAVLNAIDEVLLSHELIKIKFIDCKEERRELAQQIVEKTGSSLVTMIGNVLIIYRQHPEAEKRQYELAAM, from the coding sequence ATGAACAGCATTCCCCGCAAAAAGATTAAATATTTAAAAGCCTGTGCCCATGGTATGAAACCAGTTGTGTTGATAGGTAAAAATGGGTTGTCTCAGGCTGTACTGAATGCCATTGATGAAGTGTTGCTCAGTCACGAACTTATCAAGATCAAATTTATTGACTGCAAGGAAGAGCGCCGTGAACTGGCACAGCAAATAGTTGAAAAGACAGGAAGCAGTCTGGTCACAATGATTGGTAACGTGTTAATTATCTACCGCCAGCATCCGGAAGCGGAAAAGCGCCAGTATGAACTTGCAGCAATGTAG
- the trxA gene encoding thioredoxin, translating to MANIQEVSDATFDAAVLQSQGKVLVDFWAPWCGPCRLQTPILEKLASNGINAKIVKCNTDVNPGIARKFGISAIPTLILFENGKEIDRMIGVQPEEVLKRRLQ from the coding sequence ATGGCAAACATTCAGGAAGTAAGTGATGCTACATTTGATGCTGCAGTGTTACAATCGCAGGGAAAAGTTCTTGTTGATTTCTGGGCACCATGGTGTGGCCCATGCAGATTACAAACACCAATACTTGAAAAATTAGCATCCAATGGAATTAATGCAAAAATCGTAAAGTGCAATACTGATGTTAATCCCGGTATAGCACGTAAATTTGGCATAAGCGCCATACCAACATTGATATTATTTGAAAACGGTAAAGAAATTGACCGTATGATTGGCGTACAGCCTGAAGAAGTCCTCAAACGCAGGCTCCAATAA
- a CDS encoding ATP-dependent 6-phosphofructokinase — protein sequence MNEQISINDTKIDSLGECIYTSPLKISKFIDDSQRIAIDIEAHLLEQSFRNTGTIASFENAGPRKKIFFNPETTKAAIVTCGGLCPGINNVIQGIVRMLNFQYGVKTIYGVRYGFEGLVKRYGHSFIELTPAFVHDLHEKGGTVLGSSRGHQDEKEIVATLIEHGINILFIIGGDGSLRGAYDIYQEVKRQKLPIAIVGIPKTIDNDIWFVDKTFGFSTAVSTAAQAIYAAHSEAIGAKNGIGIVRVMGRDAGYIAAYVTLASNEVNYCLVPEVHFDLEGPYGFLTHLEKRLYAASHAVIVVSEGAGQEYFTRPKETDASGNIKYGDIGLLLKDKITEYCKQRQIPVTIKYIDTSYLVRSVPASSDDAVYCIMLAQNAVHGAMAGKTGFVVGSWHSYYTYIPLSLVTKKRKRIDPNGYLWSMVKQSTCQPDFYSPQ from the coding sequence ATGAATGAACAAATTTCAATCAATGACACTAAAATTGATTCATTGGGTGAATGTATTTATACATCCCCTTTAAAAATATCAAAGTTTATTGATGACTCACAGCGCATTGCCATTGACATTGAAGCTCACCTGTTAGAGCAATCGTTTCGTAACACAGGAACTATCGCCTCATTTGAAAATGCAGGGCCACGTAAAAAAATATTTTTCAATCCCGAAACTACCAAAGCAGCCATTGTCACCTGCGGAGGGCTTTGCCCTGGAATAAATAACGTCATTCAGGGAATTGTGCGCATGCTTAATTTCCAGTACGGTGTTAAAACAATTTATGGCGTGCGGTATGGATTTGAAGGCCTGGTTAAGCGCTATGGCCATTCTTTTATTGAACTTACCCCTGCATTTGTCCATGACCTCCATGAAAAGGGCGGCACGGTGTTAGGTTCTTCACGTGGACATCAGGATGAAAAGGAGATAGTTGCCACGCTGATAGAACATGGTATCAACATATTGTTTATCATTGGCGGTGATGGTTCATTGCGCGGTGCGTATGATATTTATCAGGAGGTTAAACGGCAAAAGCTTCCCATTGCGATAGTTGGCATCCCAAAAACTATCGATAACGATATATGGTTTGTAGATAAAACCTTTGGATTCTCTACCGCAGTGTCCACTGCTGCACAGGCTATTTATGCTGCTCATTCTGAAGCCATTGGTGCAAAAAATGGCATTGGTATTGTGCGCGTCATGGGGCGCGATGCAGGATACATTGCAGCATACGTTACCTTAGCTTCAAATGAGGTCAACTACTGCCTTGTACCGGAAGTTCACTTTGACTTAGAGGGGCCATATGGTTTTTTAACGCACTTGGAAAAGCGCCTGTATGCTGCATCTCATGCTGTCATTGTTGTTTCTGAAGGTGCCGGTCAGGAGTACTTCACCAGACCAAAGGAGACTGATGCTTCAGGAAATATCAAATATGGCGATATTGGACTTCTTTTAAAAGATAAAATTACTGAATACTGCAAACAACGACAAATCCCGGTAACTATAAAATATATTGACACAAGCTATTTAGTGCGAAGTGTTCCTGCATCAAGCGATGATGCAGTATACTGCATCATGCTTGCACAGAACGCTGTGCATGGCGCCATGGCAGGGAAAACCGGTTTTGTGGTAGGAAGCTGGCACTCATATTATACCTATATTCCTTTGTCGTTGGTTACTAAAAAACGAAAGCGCATTGACCCCAATGGTTACCTTTGGTCAATGGTGAAGCAGAGCACCTGTCAGCCCGATTTTTATTCACCGCAATAA
- a CDS encoding sensor domain-containing diguanylate cyclase, giving the protein MTTNDMDQLYRIKQLYANVGKLIVSSLELEHILEGIMEEVHTYFAPQNWSLLRYDPNSEELYFVISHGIDFDSVKNIRLKKGEGVAGYVVETKKPVFVPDTSIDTRFSDKIDRITGFSTKSVMAVPLIFRDTIYGVIELINRAQGGIFSSDDYLILQTIADFSAIAFANSLLYEKATTITVLDPLTGLFNSKKLTDLITIWSKEAAHLRREDTTNIIAVLLLDIKGLNDVNNIGGHREGDRILKQVSRLLKTSLRENDMIFRTGGDMFLAIINCDNYFDLKSLVERIIQKANNITLPDHPELRITIQHGLAIGTRNRIQELIEEAHHQKG; this is encoded by the coding sequence ATGACTACTAATGATATGGATCAACTGTATAGAATAAAGCAACTGTATGCAAATGTAGGGAAGCTTATCGTTTCATCACTTGAACTTGAACATATCCTTGAAGGTATTATGGAAGAAGTGCATACCTACTTTGCGCCACAAAACTGGAGCCTGCTACGCTACGATCCTAATTCTGAGGAATTATACTTTGTCATTTCACATGGCATTGACTTTGACAGTGTGAAAAACATTCGCCTTAAAAAAGGCGAAGGGGTTGCAGGGTATGTAGTGGAAACTAAAAAACCCGTCTTTGTGCCCGACACCAGCATTGATACCCGCTTCAGTGACAAAATTGACCGCATTACTGGTTTTTCCACAAAATCCGTTATGGCTGTGCCGTTAATATTTCGTGACACCATCTATGGAGTCATTGAACTTATCAACAGGGCTCAAGGGGGGATATTTTCTTCTGACGACTATCTAATATTACAGACTATAGCTGATTTCAGCGCTATCGCCTTTGCTAATTCACTGCTTTATGAAAAGGCAACAACTATTACAGTGCTTGATCCATTAACCGGCCTGTTCAACTCAAAAAAACTTACTGACCTGATTACTATATGGTCCAAAGAAGCAGCGCATCTTCGCCGTGAGGATACCACAAATATCATTGCCGTACTGCTCCTTGACATTAAAGGTTTGAATGATGTCAACAACATTGGTGGGCACCGCGAAGGTGACCGCATTTTAAAACAGGTATCACGGCTTTTAAAAACCAGTCTCCGGGAAAATGACATGATATTCCGTACAGGCGGCGATATGTTTTTGGCCATTATAAATTGTGACAACTATTTTGACTTGAAGTCGCTTGTGGAACGCATCATCCAGAAAGCAAACAATATTACCCTGCCTGACCATCCAGAACTTCGAATAACAATTCAGCACGGGCTTGCCATTGGCACACGCAACCGTATCCAGGAGCTAATTGAAGAAGCTCATCACCAAAAGGGATAG
- a CDS encoding nitroreductase family protein — protein sequence MANILTDDPGYTYHEKTPKIDAKEFQKVIDSRRSVRIYEKEPIPEKIIQQCLHNALLAPNSSNLQPWEIYHIVDPVIRQQLNEACLGQIAAKSAATLFVAVARTNTWRQHAQEMVKLFESVGNVPKAAISYYKKLVPFVYNQGFLGIWGIVKRLLFFIRGLSTPIIREPVSKCHIKIWAVKSTALACENLMLSLRAYGYDSCPMEGYDSKRIKKILNLPKDAIVVMVISAGKRAVGGVYGPRIRFDESRFLKKV from the coding sequence ATGGCAAACATATTAACTGATGACCCTGGTTATACATATCACGAAAAGACACCAAAGATTGATGCAAAAGAATTTCAAAAAGTTATCGATTCCCGAAGGTCTGTCCGTATTTATGAAAAAGAACCAATACCGGAAAAAATTATACAGCAGTGCCTGCACAACGCTTTGCTTGCCCCCAATTCGTCAAACCTTCAGCCATGGGAAATATATCACATCGTTGATCCTGTCATACGCCAGCAACTGAACGAAGCCTGCCTGGGGCAGATTGCTGCCAAAAGTGCTGCCACATTATTTGTAGCTGTAGCACGTACAAACACCTGGCGGCAGCATGCACAGGAAATGGTAAAGCTTTTTGAATCAGTTGGCAATGTTCCAAAGGCTGCTATCTCATATTATAAAAAACTTGTTCCTTTTGTATACAACCAGGGATTTTTAGGCATCTGGGGCATAGTAAAACGTTTGCTATTCTTTATCCGTGGACTTTCAACACCAATAATACGTGAACCGGTATCAAAGTGTCATATTAAGATATGGGCAGTTAAATCTACCGCACTGGCATGCGAAAACCTCATGCTTTCACTCAGAGCATACGGATATGACTCATGCCCCATGGAAGGCTATGACTCAAAACGCATAAAAAAGATTTTAAATCTTCCCAAAGATGCCATAGTTGTGATGGTTATTTCAGCAGGCAAGCGTGCAGTGGGTGGAGTGTATGGACCACGCATTCGCTTTGATGAAAGCAGATTTTTAAAAAAGGTATAG
- a CDS encoding cupin domain-containing protein gives MKVTVEKINQEDLKKQGVFSWPVWEKEISDFDWYYDTTEQFYVLEGEVEVETEDGQKIVFGPGDFVTFPKGVKCRWHVKKPIRKHYNFK, from the coding sequence ATGAAAGTAACTGTTGAAAAAATAAACCAGGAAGATTTAAAGAAGCAAGGTGTGTTTTCATGGCCGGTGTGGGAAAAAGAAATTTCTGATTTTGACTGGTACTATGATACCACCGAGCAGTTTTATGTACTGGAAGGTGAGGTTGAGGTAGAAACCGAGGATGGCCAGAAAATTGTATTTGGCCCTGGAGATTTTGTTACATTCCCCAAAGGTGTAAAATGCCGGTGGCATGTAAAAAAGCCAATACGCAAGCATTATAATTTTAAGTAA
- a CDS encoding nucleoside deaminase has translation MTDDTIYMDIAFEEAKLAAHEDEIPVGAVIVQGDTVIARAHNKTRQCSDPTAHAEILAIKDAAGYLHNERLTGCSMYVTKEPCAMCAGAIVHARIERLIIGTRDNRFGACGTVLTVCGSSQLNHTPEIVFGIKEIECKKLLQDFFGKLRNK, from the coding sequence ATGACAGATGACACGATATATATGGACATTGCCTTTGAAGAAGCAAAACTGGCGGCACATGAAGATGAAATTCCAGTGGGTGCAGTTATCGTTCAGGGTGATACAGTCATTGCCCGAGCACATAACAAAACGCGGCAATGCTCTGACCCCACGGCACATGCAGAAATATTAGCCATCAAGGACGCGGCAGGCTATTTGCACAATGAGCGTCTTACCGGCTGCAGTATGTATGTTACAAAAGAGCCGTGTGCAATGTGCGCTGGCGCTATCGTACATGCACGAATTGAAAGGCTAATTATTGGCACGCGTGATAACCGTTTTGGGGCATGTGGCACGGTGCTTACTGTGTGTGGTAGCAGTCAGTTAAACCATACACCTGAAATTGTGTTTGGGATAAAGGAAATAGAGTGTAAAAAGCTGTTACAGGATTTTTTTGGCAAACTCAGGAATAAATAA
- a CDS encoding ATP-binding cassette domain-containing protein, with the protein MELLHLHNVSLWRNSVTILKNINLTINRGEQWAVLGPNGSGKSFLMNIIATLVFPSEGDVVIAGKKLGEVNVWDVRKHIGIVSDYLQYAYPATTKAVEVVASGFYSSLGLYQELSPTILQKAENILKTLGLVHYAQTPFGKLSYGEQKRVLIGRAIVYDPDILILDEPCNGLDIRSREEFLHKLTDLVVMNKHIIYVTHHVDEIMPWINRVMLLANGQCVYAGDRGVLEDEVLLSKVMGYPLGIFHHNSRAYWYIK; encoded by the coding sequence ATGGAGCTTTTACATTTACATAACGTATCGCTGTGGCGCAATTCCGTTACCATTCTGAAAAACATTAATCTTACTATCAACCGTGGGGAACAGTGGGCTGTGCTTGGCCCCAATGGTTCGGGAAAATCGTTTTTGATGAATATTATCGCCACACTGGTATTCCCTTCCGAGGGCGATGTAGTTATTGCAGGAAAGAAATTGGGTGAAGTCAATGTGTGGGATGTTCGCAAGCATATTGGCATCGTAAGCGATTATCTGCAATATGCTTATCCTGCAACGACTAAAGCAGTTGAGGTTGTGGCATCAGGTTTTTATAGCAGTTTAGGGTTATATCAGGAACTATCGCCCACCATATTACAAAAAGCTGAAAACATTTTAAAAACACTGGGACTGGTGCACTATGCACAAACGCCCTTTGGCAAACTTTCGTATGGTGAGCAGAAGCGCGTGTTGATTGGCAGAGCTATTGTATATGACCCCGATATTCTCATTTTAGATGAGCCATGTAATGGGCTTGATATCCGCTCGCGCGAGGAGTTTCTCCATAAACTTACTGACCTTGTTGTTATGAATAAACACATTATATATGTAACACATCATGTTGACGAGATTATGCCGTGGATTAACCGTGTGATGCTTCTTGCAAATGGGCAGTGTGTGTATGCAGGTGATCGCGGGGTGCTTGAGGATGAAGTACTTTTAAGCAAGGTTATGGGCTACCCGCTTGGGATTTTTCATCATAATTCAAGGGCTTACTGGTATATAAAATAA
- a CDS encoding crotonase/enoyl-CoA hydratase family protein, with product MNIVQEIVNDILIITINRPEVRNAIDRPTAEELTEAFRKFDADDNVKVAILTGADGNFCAGADLLAIAEDGHRKNKLNPDMKDDGPLGPTRMLLSKPVIAAISGYAVAGGLELACWCDIRMADATAKFGVFCRRFGVPLIDGGTQRLPRLIGLSRALDLIITGREINAEEAYQFGLVNYLVKGDIKKEALALAQKIASFPQNCLRSDRMCVYKGFNMPLTDAMEMEFATGTDVIRSGETLEGARKFAADKGKKLS from the coding sequence ATGAACATAGTACAGGAGATAGTAAACGATATACTCATCATAACCATTAATAGACCGGAAGTGAGAAATGCTATTGACCGCCCTACCGCTGAAGAATTAACTGAAGCATTCAGGAAATTTGATGCTGATGACAATGTAAAGGTGGCAATACTTACCGGGGCAGATGGCAATTTTTGTGCAGGTGCTGATTTACTTGCCATTGCCGAGGATGGCCACAGGAAAAATAAGCTTAATCCCGATATGAAAGATGACGGTCCCCTTGGCCCTACACGAATGCTTTTATCCAAGCCGGTAATTGCAGCCATATCAGGGTATGCGGTGGCTGGTGGTCTTGAACTTGCCTGCTGGTGTGACATTCGTATGGCTGATGCAACCGCAAAGTTTGGGGTATTTTGCCGCAGGTTTGGGGTTCCCTTAATTGATGGCGGCACACAACGCTTACCACGGCTTATTGGGTTAAGCAGAGCACTTGACCTTATAATAACTGGAAGGGAAATTAATGCTGAAGAGGCTTATCAGTTTGGACTAGTAAATTACCTTGTCAAAGGCGATATAAAAAAAGAAGCGTTAGCATTAGCACAGAAAATTGCATCATTCCCACAAAATTGTTTACGCAGTGACAGGATGTGCGTATATAAAGGATTCAATATGCCTTTAACCGATGCAATGGAAATGGAATTTGCCACGGGCACTGATGTTATTCGTAGCGGTGAAACGCTAGAAGGTGCACGAAAATTTGCAGCCGATAAAGGCAAAAAACTTTCATAG